In Aegilops tauschii subsp. strangulata cultivar AL8/78 chromosome 3, Aet v6.0, whole genome shotgun sequence, one genomic interval encodes:
- the LOC109766861 gene encoding uncharacterized protein, translating into MGAMEGGGGGRLLLRVLIVCAGALMMAVAEADAGGGDSSVVVVVGMAQCAGCGRKSLRAEAAFKGLMVAITCKKGNDSGGGEYESKAVANLDGTGAFAVPLPADAGLGVRGASDSECFAQLQSAASGEPCPGQEPSRIEPLLAEGEGTFVAVAGKATRGRTSAAAPECAAANICFPCHGFGRKPLFAHRRMKPMPVYAPPVYGTPVPACLCTPTPAPGCQCPSAVPVYGTPVPEYFPPPAPECGTPDCPPESPEYGTPTPVYAPPVYGTPTPVYAPPVYGTPTPVYAPPVYGTPTPVYAPPTAPVYGTPTPVYAPPVYGTPTPVYAPPTAPVYGTPTPDCPPDQAPEYGTPSPVYAPPTAPVYGTPAPRCMCTPTPEPGCQCPSPTPVYGTPSPSCLCTPTPEPGCQCPTPTPTPVYVAPPTPELPPPTPVYAPPTAPVYGTPSPRCLCTPTPAPGCECPAPTPTPVYGTPTPTPAAPAYPRPAPEYGAPPAPECPPEYGTPIYTPPGHH; encoded by the coding sequence ATGGGCGCCatggaaggaggaggtggagggagGCTGCTGCTCCGCGTTCTCATCGTCTGCGCTGGGGCGCTGATGATGGCGGTCGCTGAGGCGGACGCTGGCGGCGGGGACTCGTcggtcgtcgtcgtcgtcggcaTGGCCCAGTGCGCCGGCTGCGGGAGGAAGAGCTTGCGCGCCGAGGCGGCGTTCAAGGGCCTCATGGTCGCCATCACGTGCAAGAAGGGCAACGACAGCGGCGGCGGTGAATACGAGAGCAAGGCCGTCGCGAACCTCGACGGCACGGGCGCCTTCGCCGTGcccctcccggccgacgccgGCCTCGGCGTGCGCGGCGCTTCCGATTCCGAGTGCTTCGCGCAGCTCCAGAGCGCGGCGAGCGGCGAGCCGTGCCCCGGGCAGGAGCCGTCGAGGATCGAGCCGCTGCTGGCCGAGGGCGAGGGCACcttcgtcgccgtcgccggcAAGGCGACGCGAGGTCGGACTTCGGCCGCGGCGCCCGAGTGCGCGGCGGCCAACATCTGCTTCCCGTGCCACGGGTTCGGCAGGAAGCCCTTGTTCGCGCACCGGCGCATGAAGCCCATGCCGGTGTACGCTCCGCCCGTGTAcgggacgccggtgccggcgtgcCTGTGCACCCCTACCCCGGCCCCCGGGTGCCAATGCCCTTCTGCCGTGCCGGTTTACGGGACGCCCGTGCCTGAATACTTCCCGCCTCCAGCCCCGGAGTGCGGAACGCCGGATTGCCCTCCGGAGTCGCCGGAGTACGGGACGCCCACGCCGGTGTACGCTCCGCCAGTGTACGGGACGCCCACGCCGGTGTACGCCCCGCCCGTGTACGGGACGCCCACGCCGGTGTACGCCCCGCCCGTGTACGGGACGCCCACGCCGGTGTATGCTCCGCCCACGGCGCCAGTGTACGGGACGCCCACGCCGGTGTATGCTCCGCCCGTGTACGGGACGCCGACGCCGGTATACGCTCCGCCCACGGCGCCTGTGTACGGGACGCCGACGCCGGACTGCCCTCCCGATCAGGCGCCGGAGTACGGGACGCCGTCGCCGGTGTACGCTCCCCCCACGGCGCCCGTGTACGGGACTCCGGCGCCGAGATGCATGTGCACCCCTACTCCGGAGCCGGGATGCCAATGTCCTTCCCCGACGCCGGTGTACGGAACTCCATCGCCGAGCTGCCTGTGCACCCCGACCCCGGAGCCCGGATGCCAGTGCCCAACTCCAACCCCCACGCCGGTCTACGTGGcgccgccgacgccggagctcccTCCTCCCACGCCGGTGTACGCTCCACCGACGGCGCCCGTGTACGGTACTCCATCGCCGAGATGCTTGTGCACGCCGACCCCGGCACCGGGGTGCGAGTGCCCTGCTCCCACCCCCACGCCGGTCTACGGGACGCCAACACCAACGCCTGCTGCTCCGGCGTACCCACGGCCGGCGCCGGAATACGGAGCGCCGCCGGCGCCAGAGTGCCCGCCAGAGTACGGCACGCCCATCTACACTCCCCCGGGCCACCACTAG